The uncultured Methanobrevibacter sp. genome has a segment encoding these proteins:
- a CDS encoding DUF3781 domain-containing protein, translated as MHKETLLKNIDKIHTTEMGVGRIQKNLEIDCEPVEYCISKLQKEDSAVTKEGKNYYVEVDNCRITINSSSFTIITAHKI; from the coding sequence ATGCACAAGGAAACATTACTTAAAAACATCGATAAAATCCATACAACCGAAATGGGTGTTGGAAGAATACAGAAGAATTTGGAAATTGACTGCGAACCTGTAGAGTATTGCATTTCCAAACTGCAAAAGGAAGACTCAGCAGTCACAAAAGAAGGAAAAAATTACTATGTTGAGGTTGATAACTGTAGAATAACAATCAACTCAAGCAGTTTTACAATCATTACAGCACATAAAATCTAA